The DNA sequence TTCGCTGATGTGCCGAACACACGCATCATCGTGTTCTATCCTAAGAACGGCGTCAGCGCCATCCAGGAAAAACAGATGGTGACACAAAAAGGCGACAACACCTCTGTTGTGGCCATCGAAGGAAACTTCGATGACGCACAGACGAACGTCAAAAACATGTTCGGAAACGCAGACTTGGCGGCACGTTTGGACGCAGCAGGATTCCAATTCTCTTCTGCGAACTCCATCAACATCGGCCGTCTGATTCCGCAAGTGGTCTATTACGTCTACGCTTACGGCCAAATGGTGAAACAAGGTGCCATCGCTGCCGGAGAGCCGATGAACGTCGTAGTTCCTACCGGCAACTTCGGGAACATCTTGGCTGCCTACTTCGCTAAGCAAATGGGCTTGCCGATCCAAAAACTGATCATCGCTTCAAACGAGAACAAAGTCTTGGTCGATTTCTTCGATACCGGCGCATATGATCGCAACCGCGACTTCATTTTGACGACTTCCCCATCCATGGATATCCTGGTCTCCAGCAACTTGGAGCGTCTGTTGTACCTGATGGCCGACGAAAGTACGGAATCAGTCCAAACTTTCATGGATCAATTGAAGGAAATCGGTCGCTACGAAGTGACGGAAGCAATGAAAGAAAAAGCGAAAGATTTCTATGCGGACTACGCGACTGAAGAAGAAGTGGCGGCACAGATTGCTGCACTTTATCATGCTGATGGCTATGTCATCGACCCGCATACAGCTGTGGCGGCGCATGTCGCAAACACTTATGTAGCCGAAACCGATGATCACACACCGATCATCATCGCATCGACTGCCAGCCCGTATAAATTCCCGCAAGCCGTCCTGACTGCCATCGACCCTGAGTTTTCGGATGATTCCATGGAAGAAATGTTGGACCGTCTGAGAGAATTGAGCGGCGTTGCTTTCCCAGCAGCCATCGAAGAATTATTGCATGCGGAAGTTCGCCACAACACCGTTGTCGCTTCCGACGACATGCAGAAGAGCGTCGAGTCCATCCTGGGCTTGAACTGATTCCAGAATGTTTAAAAGCCTAGCCGGCGGTCCGGAATGTTTCCGGACTGCCGGCTTTTTTGCGCGTACTGGCTGCCTTGTCGGCTGTTCCGTATTCGTCTGTCTGCAAACAGCCGACAGATTAGATTCCTCTCGGCTGTTCCGCATTCGTCTGTCTGCGAACAGCCGACAGATTGCATTTCTCTCGACTATTCCGTGTTCGGCTGGCTGCAAACAGCCGACAGATTGTATTTCTCTCGACTGTTCCGCGTTCGGCTGGCTGCGAACAGCCGACACCAAAAACAAATCACAGAGATTCGCTTGAGACACCTGAACCAACAAGGATTTTTTTGCCAATTTTTGGTAGAATAAAGACAGAAAGAAACAGAATCGAGGCGCCATATGAATATACTGATCGACGGGGATGCTTGCCCCGTAAAAGACATCATCATCGAAGAAGCCATCAAACGCGACATACCGGTCACGATCGTCACCAGCTTTGCCCACTACTCCAACGCCCCCCACCCCTCCGGAGTGAAGACGGTCTACGTCGATTCCGGTGCCGATGCGGCCGATTTCAAGATCATCCAGCTAGCAAAAAGAGGCGATCTGCTGGTCACGCAGGACTACGGTTTGGCCTCACTCACTTTGCCGAAGGGACTTACCGTTCTTCATCACAAGGGTTTCGCCTACGATAACAGCAATATGGAACGGCTGCTTGAAGACCGCTACATGAGCGCCATGGTCCGCAAAAGCGGCAAACGCACAAAAGGCCCGAAACCATTCACGGATGCGGATCGGCACAAATTCCGGAAACTGCTTATTTCCAAGCTGCAGGAAGATTAACAGAATCAGGAAAGGGGGTTTTAACAGCCAAAATAAATTTATCTAAATCTCGTTAAATTTTTGATTTTAGCCACATTTGTTGCTATACTTGCCGTATAGAAAGGAATGTGGCTAATGTATGCAATCGGAAAATTCTCCAAAGCAACTGGGATATCCACATCGACGTTGAGGCGCTGGGATAGAGAGGACAAATTCAAGCCTGCGTTCGTGTCCGACGGCGGAACCCGGTATTACTCGGACGAACAGCTGAACAAAATTTTGGGCAAGACTATGACCACAGGTCAAAGTAAGGTGACCATCGGCTATTGCCGGGTGAGTTCACCCAAGCAAAAGGACGACCTGCGGCGACAGGAGGAAGACGTAAGAACCTATATGCTGGCTAACGGCTACCAATTCGAAATCGTAACCGACATCGGCAGCGGCATCAACTACAACAACAAAGGGTTGAACGAACTCCTCGACAGGATCACCGACAATCAGGTAGACAAAATTGTCATCCTACACAAGGACCGTCTGGTTCGTTTTGGTTTTAAACTGATCGAGAACCTCTGCAGAAAGTATGGCACCATGATAGAAATCATCGACCATACTGAAAAAACCGAAGAACTGGAACTTGTCGAAGACCTCGTTCAGATTGTCACCGTATTCAGTGGCAGTCTGCAAGGCAAACCCGCAAACAAAGCCAGAAAGATGATTCAGGAGCTGATCCAAGATGATGCTGACTAAGAAGGTCCGTTTGATTGTGACAGACGAAACTTCCAAACTCTACCAAGCAGCTGGCGTTGCCCGCTGGGCGTACAACTACACGATCCGGATGCAAGAGATGAACCATCGCTTCGGCGGGACGTTCATCAGCGACAATGAGTTGCGCAAGCATATCACTAAGATGAAGAAGCGAAAAAAATACGCTTGGTTGAACGAGGTTTCCAATAATGTCGTCAAACAGGCGGTCAAGGATGCCTGCAAAGCCTATAAAGTCTTCTTCAAAGGGCAAGCCCAGCATCCCCGATTCAAGACCAAACGCCGCTCCACACCGAGTTTCTACAATGACTGCATCAAGCTGAAAGTGAAAGGCAACCGCATCCTGTTGGAAAAAATCGGTTGGGTGAAAACCAACGAACCGTTGCCCGTGGATTGCAAATACTACAACCCGCGCATCAAGTTCGACGGCAAATATTGGTATCTGACGGTCGGCGTAGAGGTGACCCCGAAAATCGTCGAATTGGACGATCGGGTTGTAGGGGTGGATGTAGGCATCAAGGAGTTGGCTGTCACCTCCGATGGTATTTTCTACAACAACATCAACAAAACAGCCTCCGTGAGGAAAGCGGAGAAACGCCTCAAGAGATTACAGCGGCGTGCAAGCAGAAAATACAAGAAAGGAACGCCTAAATCTAAACATCTCCTAAAACTAGAAGGTGAAATCCGAAAGCAACACAGACGCTTAGCCAACATCCGAACCAATCATGTCCATCAAGCAACGGCGGAGATCGTGAAAACCAAACCCTCCCGCATTGTGATGGAAACGTTGAACATCAGCAGTATGATGAAGGATAAGCATATGGCAAAGGCGGTCGCAAATCAGAAACTCTATTTCTTCAAGCAATGCCTGCAATACAAATGCGAACTGAATGGCATTGAATTTGTGGAAGCGGACCAATGGTTCCCGAGCTCCAAGTTGTGCAACAATTGTGGAACGCTCAAAAAGGACCTGAAACGCAGTGACAGGGTTTACCACTGCGCGTGCGGTCACCATTGCGATAGGGATCTGAACGCAAGCTACAATCTGAGGGATTACCAAGCAGTCTAAGGGTAACTCGGATATGTACGATTCGTTGCGTCGGAATTTACGCCCTCGGAGTGCTGCAACAAACGAAAGTAGTCCGTCAGGACCAAATCGGGCACGAAGAACAGGGAAGCAAACATAAACTAGATTTAGTTAGATTTATGGCAACGGTGCTTCAAGATGCGCAATGAAATCATTATTGAAGATGTGAAACACATCGTCGCTGACAAGCTGAGGAACGAAGCAACGGGGCATGACTGGTGGCATACGTTGCGGGTTTACAACACGTCCATGGACATCGCTGCAGCGGAGGGAAAAGGCGATCGGCTCATCATCGGCTTGGCGGCACTTCTCCATGACGTCGCCGACCATAAATTCGGCTATACTGACGCCGACCGCGAAGCCATCATCACCGACATCCTCACACCTTTCGAGCTGAGCGACTCCGTCATCGAGCAGGTCATCTACATCGTGAACAACCTTTCCTTCAAGCAAGGGAAAAACAAGCACGTGCTGGAAACGATCGAAGGCCGGATCGTGCAGGATGCTGATCGCCTGGATGCGATCGGCGCAATCGGCATCGCACGCGCTTTTGCATATGGCGGGCATAAAGACCGGCCTCTCTATGATCCCGAGCACAGTGAGGATCCGGACAGCGATACGATTGGCCACTTCCACGAAAAACTGCTCCTGCTGAAGGACGGCATGCACACAGAAGCCGGCAAACAAAAGGCGGTCGCCCGCCACACTCGGATGGAACAGTTCCTCAAGGACTTCCATTCCGAATGGGATGGCCTCCAGTAACAACACAAATAAGAGTGGCTCCAAATCAGTTCGAATGATTTGGAGCCACTCTTTTCCATTAAAATGGCATTAGTAATCTGAAAATAAAGCAAGTTATTGATACTTACTCGCATGAGCCACTGCTAAATAACAGGCCCCGATAACGCCAGCATCGTTCCCCAATTCTGCAAGCTTCAATTTAGTCGATTGCTGTACATTCGGGAAAGCAAATCCCAAATAGTATTTATTGACTTTTTCAAGCAAAAATTCCCCTGCAGCAGAAACGCCGCCACCGATGATGATGGAAGCCGGATTCAACAGATTACCGATATGGCTGCATGCCAGACCTAAGAAATAAGCAAAGCGATCCACAACGATAGCCGCTAATCCATCGTCATCTTTAGCGAAATCGAAAATCATTTTTGAAGTGATTTCCTGGCCATCGTCGATCAGATTTTTTAAGGTTGAATCTCCGGCATATTCCTCTGCATGTTTGCGCGCTAGCTTGACGACCCCGGTAGCGCTGGCAACGGTCTCCAAACAGCCCCTTTTCCCGCAAGTGCAGTCAAAACCATCAGGATCAACCGTCATATGCCCGATTTCTCCGCCCGAGCCGGCTGTTCCGTGGATCAGTTGGCCCTCAGCAATGATCCCTCCGCCGACGCCTGTCCCTAAGGTGATAAAAACGACATCCTGATTGTCCTCGCCCGCACCACGCCATTTTTCTCCCAGCGCAGCTACATTGGCATCATTGTCGATGATAAATGGTATGCCCGTTTCTTGTTCCATTGTCTCCCTTACCGGTTGCACATCTCTCCAATTCAGGTTAAATGCTCCCGTAACGGTCCCTTCGCTTCTGTTGACTGCACCAGGAGAACCCATGCCTATGCCCAAAAAGTCTTCAGAAGTGAGTCGGTATAAGTCCAAATGATGTTTGATGGATTCGATAATTCCCGGCACGATTTTAACCCCGCCGTCACTGTTGTCTGTCGGGATACTCCATTTCTGGAGCACGTCCCCTTCTTTGGATAATATGGCCAACTTCACTGAAGTTCCACCCAAATCTATTCCCAATACTTTTTTCTGCATCTCGTATTGCCTCCAAATCAAAACTTTTTCACCGTTTACGATGCTTAATTGCTCACATTTTCAAAATATGAATGCAACGGTCCAGCTGTTTTTAACGGCTGTAGCTGTGTTCCCGTACGTCAATAACTTGTCCTGTCTCCGCTGCCTCAAAAATGGATTCAATGATTTTCATCAATTGAAGAACTTCTTCATTTTTGACGATAGGTTCCGACTCGCCTCTGACGACTTTAGCGAAATTCGTATAGAACGGATCCATTTGAGTTGCCACTTTTTCAAATTTTTCTTTTATGATCGCCTCTTCGGAAGGCGGAGCCATCGTTTTGGTCAGCCCTTGGCCAGCTTTTATCGGTTTGGGTGCTGCCACAAGTTCAATTCCACTCTGCTTCACGATTTTTCCTTTTAGATCCCAATCTTCTATCACCGCTGATCCTTTTGTCCCTTTTATGTACCAACGCGGGAGTTTGATATAATTGGTCGTCCCGACTTCTACAAGGGCGGTTACGCCATTTTCGAAAGTCAGATAGCTGATGAAGCCGTCGTCCACTTCATCGCCCAATATGTAACTCAAATCTGCAACAACTTTCGCCAACGGGCTGTCGATCATATACAAAAGCTGATCCAACAAATGAACCCCCCAATCCAAGAGCATGCCGCCACCGTGCGCTTTCAGATGGCGCCAGTCACCCGGTATACCATTGGCTCCCTGAACACGGGATTCGATGTGGAAGACCTCTCCGATTTTTCGGTTCTCGTACAAATCTTTGACCATCTGAAAATCACTGTCCCAACGGCGATTTTGATGGACCATAAACACGCGCTCGTGTTCCTTTGCGGTATGCATTATTTCCGACAGCTCTTCGCTGTTCAGTGTCACGGGCTTTTCACAAATGACATGTTTTCCTGCCTCCAAAGCCTGGACAGCGATCTCTTTGTGTACATCATTCGGAGTTGCGATCAATATGGCATCCACCGTTTCATCATCCAAAGCCTCTTCAAGACTGACATAGGCACTATAGCCATCCGCTTCACCAGCCTGTTGCCGACTTTCCAAAATATCGAATATCCCATGCACTTCTACTTCCGGATTTGCCTGAATCAGCTTAGCGTGAAAGCTGCCCATGCCTCCGTAACCAATGATCGTGACTTTTAATTTCTTCATCGTTAATCCTCTTTTCTACGCCCACCACATAGCGTGTGGGGTCTCTTTAATCAATACAGATTGCAGATTCGTAACAGCTCTGTTCAATCCTTCATCGATGGACATCAAAGGGTCTTCATGTTCAATGCTGACCACGTAGTCATAACCATACATCCGCAACGCACTCATCATATCTGACCATACTTTTACATCGTGACCACAGCCAACCGATCGGAATGTCCATGCTCTCGTTTTGACCTCTCCATACGGTTGCATATCCAACAAACCATACATATTGATGTTGTCCTGATCGAGATAGGTGTCTTTCGCATGGAAATGATGGATCGCTCCGGCTTCGCCCAGAATCTTAATGGCGCCTACCGGATCAATCCCTTGCCACCATAAATGGCTGGGATCGAGGTTCACGCCGATTGCATCACAGGTATTTTCGCGCAATTTCAAAAGCGTATACGGTGTGTGGCATAGGAAACCGCCGTGCAATTCGATGCCAATCTTGACGCCATATTCGCTGGCCATTTCTCCGATTTCTTTCCAGTAAGGAATAAGCTTATTTTCCCATTGCCATTTATAAATATCGGTGTAGACTTCCGGCCACGGAATGACCGGCCAATTCGGTGCTGTTGCCTCTTCACT is a window from the Trichococcus shcherbakoviae genome containing:
- a CDS encoding IS607 family transposase, with the protein product MYAIGKFSKATGISTSTLRRWDREDKFKPAFVSDGGTRYYSDEQLNKILGKTMTTGQSKVTIGYCRVSSPKQKDDLRRQEEDVRTYMLANGYQFEIVTDIGSGINYNNKGLNELLDRITDNQVDKIVILHKDRLVRFGFKLIENLCRKYGTMIEIIDHTEKTEELELVEDLVQIVTVFSGSLQGKPANKARKMIQELIQDDAD
- a CDS encoding HD domain-containing protein, which encodes MRNEIIIEDVKHIVADKLRNEATGHDWWHTLRVYNTSMDIAAAEGKGDRLIIGLAALLHDVADHKFGYTDADREAIITDILTPFELSDSVIEQVIYIVNNLSFKQGKNKHVLETIEGRIVQDADRLDAIGAIGIARAFAYGGHKDRPLYDPEHSEDPDSDTIGHFHEKLLLLKDGMHTEAGKQKAVARHTRMEQFLKDFHSEWDGLQ
- a CDS encoding transposase; protein product: MMLTKKVRLIVTDETSKLYQAAGVARWAYNYTIRMQEMNHRFGGTFISDNELRKHITKMKKRKKYAWLNEVSNNVVKQAVKDACKAYKVFFKGQAQHPRFKTKRRSTPSFYNDCIKLKVKGNRILLEKIGWVKTNEPLPVDCKYYNPRIKFDGKYWYLTVGVEVTPKIVELDDRVVGVDVGIKELAVTSDGIFYNNINKTASVRKAEKRLKRLQRRASRKYKKGTPKSKHLLKLEGEIRKQHRRLANIRTNHVHQATAEIVKTKPSRIVMETLNISSMMKDKHMAKAVANQKLYFFKQCLQYKCELNGIEFVEADQWFPSSKLCNNCGTLKKDLKRSDRVYHCACGHHCDRDLNASYNLRDYQAV
- a CDS encoding YaiI/YqxD family protein, producing MNILIDGDACPVKDIIIEEAIKRDIPVTIVTSFAHYSNAPHPSGVKTVYVDSGADAADFKIIQLAKRGDLLVTQDYGLASLTLPKGLTVLHHKGFAYDNSNMERLLEDRYMSAMVRKSGKRTKGPKPFTDADRHKFRKLLISKLQED
- a CDS encoding Gfo/Idh/MocA family oxidoreductase translates to MKKLKVTIIGYGGMGSFHAKLIQANPEVEVHGIFDILESRQQAGEADGYSAYVSLEEALDDETVDAILIATPNDVHKEIAVQALEAGKHVICEKPVTLNSEELSEIMHTAKEHERVFMVHQNRRWDSDFQMVKDLYENRKIGEVFHIESRVQGANGIPGDWRHLKAHGGGMLLDWGVHLLDQLLYMIDSPLAKVVADLSYILGDEVDDGFISYLTFENGVTALVEVGTTNYIKLPRWYIKGTKGSAVIEDWDLKGKIVKQSGIELVAAPKPIKAGQGLTKTMAPPSEEAIIKEKFEKVATQMDPFYTNFAKVVRGESEPIVKNEEVLQLMKIIESIFEAAETGQVIDVREHSYSR
- a CDS encoding sugar phosphate isomerase/epimerase, translated to MKLGVFTPLFANLSFEDMLDKVQRAGLNAVEIGTGGNPGNHHCPTDELLESEEKRAAYLDELKKRNLTISAFSCHSNPISPDPVEAKASDEILRKTIRLAALMGVPVVNTFSGTAGDSEEATAPNWPVIPWPEVYTDIYKWQWENKLIPYWKEIGEMASEYGVKIGIELHGGFLCHTPYTLLKLRENTCDAIGVNLDPSHLWWQGIDPVGAIKILGEAGAIHHFHAKDTYLDQDNINMYGLLDMQPYGEVKTRAWTFRSVGCGHDVKVWSDMMSALRMYGYDYVVSIEHEDPLMSIDEGLNRAVTNLQSVLIKETPHAMWWA
- the thrC gene encoding threonine synthase encodes the protein MTTYHSTRNSEKTLTASQAILQGIAPDGGLYVPDHIPALDIALDRLPDMTYQELAYDVMKKFFDDFTEEELKHCVNAAYDDKFDDSSIVPLVKAGGNHYLELFHGPTIAFKDMALSILPYLMTTSAKKNGSTKEIVILTATSGDTGKAALDGFADVPNTRIIVFYPKNGVSAIQEKQMVTQKGDNTSVVAIEGNFDDAQTNVKNMFGNADLAARLDAAGFQFSSANSINIGRLIPQVVYYVYAYGQMVKQGAIAAGEPMNVVVPTGNFGNILAAYFAKQMGLPIQKLIIASNENKVLVDFFDTGAYDRNRDFILTTSPSMDILVSSNLERLLYLMADESTESVQTFMDQLKEIGRYEVTEAMKEKAKDFYADYATEEEVAAQIAALYHADGYVIDPHTAVAAHVANTYVAETDDHTPIIIASTASPYKFPQAVLTAIDPEFSDDSMEEMLDRLRELSGVAFPAAIEELLHAEVRHNTVVASDDMQKSVESILGLN
- a CDS encoding ROK family glucokinase: MQKKVLGIDLGGTSVKLAILSKEGDVLQKWSIPTDNSDGGVKIVPGIIESIKHHLDLYRLTSEDFLGIGMGSPGAVNRSEGTVTGAFNLNWRDVQPVRETMEQETGIPFIIDNDANVAALGEKWRGAGEDNQDVVFITLGTGVGGGIIAEGQLIHGTAGSGGEIGHMTVDPDGFDCTCGKRGCLETVASATGVVKLARKHAEEYAGDSTLKNLIDDGQEITSKMIFDFAKDDDGLAAIVVDRFAYFLGLACSHIGNLLNPASIIIGGGVSAAGEFLLEKVNKYYLGFAFPNVQQSTKLKLAELGNDAGVIGACYLAVAHASKYQ